One region of Saprospiraceae bacterium genomic DNA includes:
- a CDS encoding alkaline phosphatase D family protein, producing MKKTLFLSLFLAWVNGAEAQKLYLEALSRYYNPALKPFYHGVASGDPTPHSVMIWTKITLDAEQPTSVRWELASDSLFSNVLKNGEAPTDASRNGTVLVDVDGLAPNTYYFYRFSHGAATSTTGRTKTAPTGQPKQVKMAVVSCSNFEAGYFNAYALLARRDDIDVVLHLGDYIYEYKTGGFGNKKLARKNIPQTEIVALDDYRARYSLYRLDPDLQLVHARHPFITIWDDHEIANDAYTEGAQNHQPDEEGDWETRKNAARQAYFEWLPVRRGPSENLYRQFSFGDLADLWMLDGRLEGRTKQAKSANDPDFAADSRRMLGEQQLQWLTQGMKQSTATWRVIGNQVFLSSVDASKVFKQNPKFMDMWDGYPAARNRLFDFFETNNMKNIVVVTGDSHTSWAFDLVKNPHTRATYDPKTGKGVVGVEFCAPSITSANYDEYVARWKAKIASRRFSKGGINPHVRYRDLVHHGYVLLTLTPATATAEWYHVKRILKPTRREKRAAKRTYSPQNRGM from the coding sequence ATGAAAAAAACACTATTCCTCAGCTTGTTCCTAGCATGGGTCAATGGCGCCGAGGCGCAAAAACTATATTTGGAAGCATTGTCGCGCTACTACAACCCCGCGCTGAAGCCCTTTTATCACGGCGTGGCTTCCGGCGACCCGACCCCTCATTCGGTCATGATATGGACCAAAATCACCCTCGACGCGGAGCAGCCAACGAGCGTGAGGTGGGAGCTGGCCTCCGATAGTCTTTTTTCAAACGTGCTAAAAAACGGCGAGGCACCCACCGACGCATCGCGCAACGGCACGGTGCTCGTGGATGTGGATGGGCTGGCACCCAACACTTATTATTTTTATCGCTTCTCTCATGGCGCAGCTACCTCCACCACAGGGCGCACCAAAACAGCGCCGACAGGCCAGCCCAAACAGGTGAAAATGGCGGTAGTTAGCTGTTCCAACTTTGAGGCAGGCTATTTCAACGCCTACGCCCTGCTTGCCCGCCGCGACGACATTGACGTGGTGCTCCACCTCGGCGATTACATCTACGAGTACAAGACGGGTGGTTTTGGAAACAAAAAACTGGCACGCAAAAACATCCCCCAGACAGAAATCGTGGCGCTCGACGATTACCGCGCCCGCTATTCGCTCTACCGGCTCGACCCCGACCTGCAACTCGTGCACGCCCGACACCCCTTCATCACTATCTGGGACGACCACGAAATCGCAAACGATGCCTACACCGAAGGCGCACAGAACCACCAACCCGACGAGGAAGGCGACTGGGAAACCCGCAAGAACGCCGCCCGACAGGCTTACTTCGAATGGCTGCCCGTGCGGCGCGGCCCCAGCGAGAACCTTTACCGCCAATTTTCATTCGGCGACTTGGCTGACCTCTGGATGCTCGATGGCCGACTCGAAGGGCGCACCAAACAGGCCAAATCAGCCAACGACCCCGATTTCGCGGCGGACAGTCGGCGCATGTTGGGCGAACAGCAATTGCAGTGGCTCACGCAAGGAATGAAACAATCCACCGCTACTTGGCGAGTCATCGGCAATCAGGTGTTCCTTTCATCGGTGGATGCCTCGAAGGTTTTCAAGCAAAATCCCAAATTCATGGACATGTGGGATGGCTACCCTGCCGCTCGCAATCGGCTGTTCGATTTTTTTGAAACAAACAACATGAAAAACATCGTGGTGGTGACGGGCGATAGCCACACCTCTTGGGCGTTCGATTTGGTGAAAAACCCGCACACCCGCGCCACTTACGACCCCAAAACAGGCAAGGGCGTGGTCGGCGTCGAGTTTTGCGCACCCAGCATCACTTCTGCCAACTACGACGAGTATGTGGCGCGTTGGAAGGCAAAAATTGCCAGCCGCCGGTTCTCCAAAGGAGGCATCAACCCGCACGTCCGCTACCGCGACCTGGTCCATCACGGTTATGTGCTGCTCACGCTCACGCCAGCCACCGCCACCGCCGAGTGGTATCATGTCAAGCGAATTTTGAAACCCACGCGAAGGGAAAAACGCGCCGCCAAACGGACGTACAGCCCACAGAATAGAGGGATGTGA
- a CDS encoding PDZ domain-containing protein, with protein sequence MSHTRIFLALVLLAHALLAHAQGKYFDIAKNLEIFANAYREVNHSYVDELDPAKVMRAGLDAMLGGLDPYTNYISETDIEGYRIQTDGRYSGVGAEGKLMGDYMVVTEIYENSPAHKAGLKVGDAIVAVDGQNAKGRTEEQVLAFLRGFPGTKSDLTIRRPGESKDLKITLEREETEIPNVPHSGLVAENIGYANLSTYTRDAARNVGDALEKLKTQNPGLKGFILDLRGNGGGLLHEAVNLVNLFVPRGEFVVSTKGKVPEWDNMFRTFNTPLDDQIPVVVLINKWSASASEVTSGALQDLDRAVVMGQRSYGKGLVQNMKEIGYNAKVKLTTAKYYIPSGRCIQAVRYKNGEPVDIPESERAQFKTRNGRIVHDGGGIKPDVVLPHDTATGVVKALLEQNIIFDYVTQYVLKNKSIDSVEAFAFTDWDDFMRFVQNKNFEYETASEKKIKELRTVAASENLPLTADIQTLENKIKAEKKGELAKNKGRILHEIEQEIVGRYYFQRGKVRKSLKNDPEVEAAVKLLNNPSEYKAILAGNKG encoded by the coding sequence ATGAGCCATACACGCATTTTTCTTGCCCTCGTCCTCCTCGCGCACGCGCTCCTCGCACACGCTCAGGGCAAATACTTCGACATCGCCAAAAACCTCGAAATTTTCGCCAACGCCTATCGGGAGGTCAATCATTCTTATGTGGACGAACTCGACCCCGCCAAAGTGATGCGCGCCGGCCTCGATGCCATGCTCGGCGGCCTCGACCCCTACACCAATTACATCTCGGAAACCGACATCGAAGGCTACCGCATCCAGACCGACGGCAGATACAGCGGAGTGGGTGCCGAGGGCAAACTCATGGGCGACTATATGGTGGTCACTGAAATCTACGAGAACAGCCCGGCGCACAAAGCTGGCCTAAAAGTGGGCGATGCCATCGTGGCAGTGGACGGACAAAACGCCAAGGGGCGCACCGAAGAACAAGTCTTGGCCTTTTTGAGAGGCTTCCCCGGCACCAAGTCCGACCTGACGATTCGCCGCCCCGGAGAAAGCAAAGACCTAAAAATCACGTTGGAGCGCGAGGAAACCGAAATCCCCAACGTGCCGCATTCTGGCTTAGTGGCCGAAAACATCGGCTATGCCAACCTGAGCACCTACACCCGCGATGCCGCCCGCAACGTGGGCGATGCCCTAGAAAAACTGAAAACCCAAAACCCAGGGCTGAAAGGCTTCATCCTCGATTTGCGCGGCAACGGCGGCGGCTTGCTTCACGAAGCCGTCAATCTGGTGAATCTCTTCGTGCCACGCGGCGAGTTTGTGGTCAGCACCAAAGGCAAAGTGCCCGAATGGGACAATATGTTCCGCACCTTCAACACTCCCCTCGACGACCAAATCCCGGTTGTCGTGCTCATCAACAAATGGAGCGCCTCGGCTAGCGAAGTCACCTCCGGCGCCTTGCAAGACCTCGACCGGGCGGTGGTGATGGGGCAGCGCAGCTACGGCAAGGGGCTTGTGCAAAACATGAAAGAGATTGGCTACAACGCCAAAGTGAAACTCACCACCGCCAAATACTACATCCCCTCTGGGCGCTGCATTCAGGCGGTGCGATACAAGAACGGCGAGCCAGTGGACATCCCCGAGTCGGAACGCGCCCAATTCAAGACCCGCAACGGTCGCATCGTGCACGACGGCGGCGGCATCAAGCCCGACGTGGTGCTGCCCCACGACACCGCCACTGGCGTGGTGAAGGCCCTGCTGGAGCAAAACATCATCTTTGACTATGTGACACAGTATGTGCTCAAAAACAAATCCATTGACTCGGTGGAGGCCTTCGCATTCACGGACTGGGATGATTTCATGCGCTTTGTCCAAAACAAAAACTTTGAGTACGAAACGGCGAGCGAAAAGAAAATCAAAGAGTTGAGAACCGTCGCCGCCAGCGAAAACCTGCCGCTCACTGCCGACATTCAGACGCTGGAAAACAAAATAAAAGCGGAAAAGAAGGGCGAACTGGCGAAGAACAAAGGGCGTATCCTGCACGAAATCGAGCAAGAAATCGTGGGGCGCTACTACTTCCAGCGAGGCAAAGTCCGAAAGTCGCTCAAAAACGACCCCGAAGTGGAAGCAGCCGTCAAGTTGCTCAACAACCCATCGGAATACAAAGCCATTCTGGCGGGCAACAAGGGGTGA
- a CDS encoding tetratricopeptide repeat protein — translation MKIPFAAAICCFLVPMAVSAQSNTDSLWRVWNDGGQHDTARLSAIQRLAFDYINHHPDSARLLAEQQLALARAKGIARWEARALNTIGLSWRFQSDYGKALQHFEQSLALLERAGDRSYMAVVYGNMGGLYREQSNFPKAIECINKSLQLAEETNDFKKVADAYVGIATIYYNDPNGNDKAQEYLLKALEIYEKLGNEEGVALVYGNLSALFLEKEDYDNALSFNDKSLKTQQKRGDRYGAATSLHNRAAILASLGRYQEAMADYEKEVAIFQEIGNQEGVADAYNNMGDMLIRLKRYPEAIRLCTKALELARNMGSPNIKEMYACDCLYMAHEKMGNHQKAFEYLRQYVQVKDSLQLHETTQQLKQMELERQSVADSLEREKEKFRVEMAHQQAMRRKDRTVGILLATGLGILFVAWAFWARMLYFRRRSRQMQVRSEALEKQHLLNEIALLRTQVNPHFLFNSLSILSSLVHLDANLAEQFIEQLSRSYRYILDQKEQSLVTLRTELEFIRSYTFLLKIRFENKFELAIQVPERMLDEKQIAPLTLQLLIENAVKHNRMSEKEPLVVTACVENDDTLVVQNRLQPRSTAPVSTGVGLKNIQDRYALLTDRPVWAGKVDGAFVVKVPLLG, via the coding sequence ATGAAAATACCCTTCGCGGCAGCGATATGTTGCTTTTTGGTGCCAATGGCCGTGTCGGCCCAATCCAACACTGACAGCCTTTGGCGTGTGTGGAACGATGGGGGACAGCATGATACTGCGCGCTTGAGTGCAATTCAACGGTTGGCCTTCGACTACATCAATCACCACCCAGACTCGGCTCGGCTGTTGGCCGAACAGCAGCTGGCCTTAGCGCGTGCAAAGGGGATAGCGCGCTGGGAAGCAAGGGCGCTAAATACCATTGGGCTTTCGTGGCGCTTTCAAAGCGATTATGGGAAGGCATTGCAGCATTTTGAGCAATCGTTGGCTTTGCTCGAAAGGGCTGGCGACCGCAGCTACATGGCGGTGGTGTATGGCAATATGGGCGGCTTGTACCGGGAGCAAAGCAATTTTCCCAAGGCCATCGAGTGTATCAACAAATCTCTCCAGCTGGCGGAAGAAACCAATGACTTCAAAAAAGTAGCCGATGCTTATGTCGGCATCGCCACCATTTACTACAACGACCCCAACGGCAATGACAAAGCGCAAGAATACCTGCTCAAGGCGTTAGAGATTTATGAAAAATTGGGCAACGAGGAGGGCGTGGCGTTGGTGTACGGCAACCTATCGGCACTATTCCTTGAAAAAGAGGACTACGACAACGCCCTGTCCTTCAACGACAAATCTTTGAAGACGCAGCAGAAAAGAGGCGACCGATACGGTGCCGCCACCTCGCTGCACAACCGGGCCGCCATACTCGCCAGTTTGGGGCGTTACCAAGAGGCAATGGCCGATTATGAAAAAGAAGTCGCTATTTTTCAAGAAATAGGCAATCAAGAGGGTGTAGCCGATGCGTACAACAACATGGGGGATATGCTGATTCGGCTCAAACGTTATCCCGAAGCCATCCGCCTCTGCACCAAAGCGTTGGAACTGGCTCGCAACATGGGCAGTCCCAATATCAAGGAAATGTACGCCTGCGACTGCCTGTATATGGCTCACGAGAAAATGGGCAATCACCAAAAAGCCTTCGAGTATCTGAGGCAGTATGTGCAGGTCAAGGACAGTCTCCAACTTCACGAAACAACGCAGCAGCTCAAACAAATGGAATTGGAGCGTCAATCCGTGGCAGATAGCCTCGAGCGTGAAAAAGAAAAGTTTCGGGTGGAAATGGCGCACCAGCAGGCGATGCGTCGCAAAGACCGAACGGTGGGCATCCTGTTGGCTACCGGTTTGGGCATCCTATTCGTCGCATGGGCGTTTTGGGCGCGTATGCTGTACTTCAGGCGCCGTTCGAGGCAGATGCAAGTCCGTTCGGAGGCTTTGGAAAAACAACATCTGCTCAATGAAATCGCTTTGCTGCGCACGCAAGTGAACCCCCATTTTCTGTTCAATAGCCTGAGCATTTTGTCTTCTTTGGTGCATCTTGATGCCAACCTTGCCGAGCAGTTCATCGAGCAGCTGTCGCGCTCCTATCGGTACATCTTGGACCAAAAAGAACAGTCGCTCGTCACGTTGCGCACGGAGTTGGAATTCATCCGCTCCTATACTTTTTTGCTAAAAATTCGATTTGAGAACAAGTTTGAGTTGGCGATTCAAGTGCCAGAAAGAATGTTGGACGAGAAACAAATCGCGCCACTGACCCTACAATTGCTCATCGAAAACGCCGTGAAGCACAATCGGATGTCGGAGAAAGAACCTTTGGTGGTGACCGCGTGCGTTGAAAATGACGACACCTTGGTCGTGCAAAATCGGCTTCAGCCTCGTTCGACGGCGCCCGTCTCCACGGGGGTGGGCTTGAAAAATATCCAAGACCGATATGCGCTGCTTACCGACCGCCCCGTGTGGGCAGGCAAAGTGGATGGAGCATTTGTGGTAAAGGTGCCGTTGCTGGGGTGA
- a CDS encoding alpha/beta fold hydrolase, producing the protein MELYYREFGQGSPVIILHGLFGFSDNWQTIAKGLAEHHLVVTPDLRNHGRSPHLSQHSYPEMAEDMKAFMEARWMFSAAVVGHSMGGKVAMQLALTHPDMVERLVVVDMAPGPAEDNHSYIFEALLGMDLSKMKTRQEAESYLSERIKDVGTRQFLLKNITREHDGTFTWKMNLPALHRHFNDILAPVRPDASVFDKPTLFVRGSRSNYIKDADFPLIKSLFPQADVVTVADAGHWVHADKPKELLEILKAFLG; encoded by the coding sequence ATGGAACTCTACTACCGCGAATTTGGCCAAGGCAGCCCCGTCATCATCCTGCATGGGTTGTTTGGCTTTTCAGACAACTGGCAAACTATCGCCAAGGGGCTGGCCGAGCATCACTTGGTCGTCACGCCTGACCTGCGCAACCACGGCCGCTCCCCGCACCTGTCCCAGCACTCTTATCCCGAAATGGCGGAAGACATGAAGGCTTTCATGGAGGCGCGATGGATGTTTTCGGCAGCCGTCGTCGGCCACAGCATGGGCGGGAAGGTCGCTATGCAACTCGCGCTCACGCACCCCGACATGGTGGAGCGCCTTGTGGTGGTGGACATGGCGCCCGGCCCCGCCGAAGACAACCATTCTTACATTTTTGAGGCGCTGCTCGGCATGGATTTGTCGAAAATGAAAACACGGCAGGAGGCAGAGTCCTACCTTTCGGAGCGCATCAAGGACGTGGGCACACGGCAGTTTTTGCTGAAAAACATCACCCGCGAACACGATGGCACATTCACTTGGAAGATGAACCTGCCCGCGCTCCATCGCCATTTCAACGACATTCTGGCCCCGGTGCGCCCCGATGCTTCGGTGTTCGACAAACCGACGCTTTTTGTGCGCGGCAGCCGCTCGAATTATATCAAAGACGCGGATTTTCCGTTAATCAAATCCCTGTTCCCGCAAGCCGACGTCGTGACGGTGGCAGACGCGGGCCACTGGGTACACGCCGACAAACCGAAGGAATTGCTGGAAATACTGAAGGCGTTTTTGGGTTGA